From Hippoglossus stenolepis isolate QCI-W04-F060 chromosome 4, HSTE1.2, whole genome shotgun sequence, a single genomic window includes:
- the pld3 gene encoding 5'-3' exonuclease PLD3, protein MLKSDDALNMTMKMDVPYNQLVNVEERRQESRKTLMYSRWGLALATLATVLLAAMAIYNLLTPRFTPSHPAPSSSLRLPKTFPLVSSVRIVLVESIPEGLEFNSSTTHPSIFQAWLSLAAEARSSLDIASFYWTLSNKDTGTHEPTAYQGEAILQKLAEVSGKVSVRIAVNTPQESQPQDDLRLLNSSGADIRTVNMRELTSGVLHTKFWVVDKKHIYIGSANMDWRSLTQVKELGAVVYNCSCLAEDLSKIFDAYWLLGESQSIPSPWPVSFSTLYNKDTPLQLTNTPASVYLSSSPPSFCAAGRTPDLQSVLSVMDDAYSFIYIAVMNYLPTMEFSHPKRYWADIDTQLRRVAYEKRVKVRLLISCWASTQPVMIPFLKSLASVYEPKSKLDIQVRLFVVPASPKQKEIPFARVNHNKYMVTDKVAYIGTSNWSGDYFTNTAGSALVVNQTASQSPEPTVQSQLKAVFERDWNSDYSTPLTQNSDLKVIC, encoded by the exons ATGCTGAAGTCAGATGACGCTTTGAACATGACCATGAAAATGGACGTCCCTTACAATCAG CTGGTGAacgtggaggagaggaggcaagagagcagaaaaacactgatg TACTCCAGGTGGGGGTTAGCACTGGCCACGTTAGCCACTGTGCTGCTGGCTGCCATGGCCATCTACAACCTCCTCACGCCCAGGTTTACCCCCTCCCACCCGGCCCCGAGCAGCAGCCTCCGTCTGCCCA AGACATTTCCTCTGGTCTCTTCTGTCAGGATTGTTCTGGTGGAGAGTATCCCTGAAGGTCTGGAGTTTAACTCCAGCACCACTCACCCCTCCATCTTCCAGGCCTGGCTCAGTCTGGCAGCCGAGGCTCGCAGCAGTCTCGACATCGCCTCCTTCTACTGGACGCTCAGCAACAAAGACACTGGCACCCACGAGCCGACAGCCTATCAG GGTGAAGCCATCCTGCAGAAACTGGCTGAAGTTTCAGGGAAGGTGTCCGTTCGTATCGCCGTCAACACGCCGCAAGAGAGTCAACCTCAGGACGACCTCCGGCTGCTCAACAGCTCAG gagctgaCATCAGGACAGTGAACATGAGAGAGCTCACTTCAGGTGTCCTACACACTAAGTTCTGGGTCGTTGACAAGAAGCACATCTACATCGGCAGTGCCAACATGGACTGGAGGTCCctcacacag GTGAAGGAGCTGGGCGCTGTCGTCTATAACTGCAGCTGTTTGGCCGAAGACTTGAGTAAGATCTTTGATGCCTATTGGCTCCTGGGGGAGAGTCAGTCCATCCCATCGCCGTGGCCAGTCAGCTTCTCCACCCTCTACAACAAGGACACGCCTCTGCAGCTCACCAACACGCCGGCCAGCGTTTATCTATCG AGTTCCCCTCCGTCGTTCTGTGCCGCCGGCCGGACTCCAGACCTCCAGTCCGTCCTCAGTGTGATGGACGATGCTTACAGCTTCATCTACATCGCTGTGATGAACTACCTGCCCACCATGGAGTTCTCCCACCCTAAAAG GTACTGGGCAGACATTGACACCCAGCTTAGGAGAGTGGCTTACGAGAAGCGGGTCAAAGTTCGCCTGTTGATCAGCTGCTGGGCGAGCACCCAGCCCGTCATGATCCCCTTCCTGAAGTCTCTGGCCTCCGTTTACGAGCCCAAGAGCAAACTTGACATCCAGGTG AGGCTGTTCGTGGTTCCTGCCAGCCCCAAGCAGAAGGAGATTCCCTTCGCCAGAGTCAACCACAACAAGTACATGGTGACGGACAAGGTCGCTTATATAG GTACGTCGAACTGGTCAGGTGACTACTTTACGAACACCGCTGGCTCGGCACTGGTTGTCAATCAGACCGCATCACAGTCCCCGGAGCCGACCGTCCAATCCCAGCTGAAGGCCGTGTTCGAGAGGGACTGGAACTCCGACTACAGCACGCCTCTCACCCAAAACTCAGACCTCAAAGTCATCTGTTAG